AATAATATATCCGTTGAGAAGAATATGAGCGTTAGCATAGCATATCCATACCTTATGGCAGGGTTTCCAGCGTTCGCTTATACCGGATTATTTAACGGTACTGCTGGTTATTTCGCTACGTACGTACCACCAATAGAACCAAACATGCAGATAGTCAACGTGACTTATAAGGGAAAACCTGTTTACAATGCCCTAGTACTGCTCACTTACAAGAATGCCTCAAACGAAATTAAAAACCTAACTTTCCTGCGTCAATATGCAATTTCATACAGCTTTACAAACCTGAATGGCAGCGCTTATCTTGATACCTGGAATGTGGCTGTTGATACTAAGGCTTACGTTTATGTCGTATATTCAGGAATGGTTAAGGAATCTAACTTTACCCTTACTCCCCAATCTACAAGCAGCATATTGTTTAATAACAGCTTAGAGAGTATCCTGTTACCCTATTACAATTTACTGCCAGTTTTCCAAGGACAGTATCTACCGTTTACCGTGAACCAAGAAAATGCAGAAGTTGCATTATACGTACCTGGATCCCTTAACTTCTACGGGCCGAGTACTCCCACCACAGTCATACCTTCAACTATAACGAATACAAATGCCAAAGGCTTTGTAAATTTCAAAATACCTAACTGGCTGCCTCCAGGCTCACTGCTCTACTTAGGGATCACTAATTCATCACAGCCTGTATACAGTGCTGCCAATGGCCTTATCCTAGATCACAATGTATCTTACCTTCCTGTATATGTGGCAGGAAGCGGACCAAGCGTAATGTTAGCCAGCAACGCTTTAACCAACATATTCGGTGTTCCGGTAGTTACTCCAACTACGTCCTTCGAAGCCGTTTACACCGATTCCTTATCTCCATATGGCGGCTACGTCAATTACATGTGGTATTCCGTAGATGGGATGACGCCAATTAGCTTCGGCCAGGACGGATATGCCGTAGCAGCTGCTTCACAGACACAGATATTCGGACTTAACTCTTCCATACCTTCCGGCCTCAACACACTATATGTATACTTTAATGATACACTTGGCCTAACTTACGAGACCTCGATGGAATTCTATTTCAACGCAAGCATACCCACCCCATCTTTAATGCTCAGTTCTCCCTCCTACTATGAACATGGTAATTTTAGTGTTTCATACAAGGACAACTTAAATCCCAATCTTACTATATTGAATGAGCTTTACATATCATATAATGGTAACATAATAGCTAGCGAGCCAATTACTACATCGTCAGGAGTGCTGCAAATAAATGGAAACGATCTACCGTACGGAATCCTTAACCTGACTTTTACGATCGAAACCGCTAATGGGCAAACAAATGAGACCTCAATAACAGTGATGAACCTTCCGGCAGACGAATACTACCCCACAGTGAATATCATAGCACCTGTTACTGGATCCTCACAAACTGGATCCCTCAATATAACGTTCACATACACTGGATTCGATGACACTGTTATACTTTACGTAAACGGCAGTTCTGGCAACGTTATAACCGCCAATGTCACGGGAAAGAACCTATACACTATAACAGAAGGAAAAGGCAGTTCCTCTTTGCCCGCAGGAAATTACACTGTAACCGTATTGGTGATAAGCAAAGACGGACAGGTTGCAAAGCAATCAGCAAACTTTGACCTTAAGGCACCCGTGGTTCCACCAGTCCAGAGCTCAATTATAATAGAATATCTAGTAATAGGTATAGTCGGTGGTCTCATAGTCGGATCTCTCGCAGTTGTAGCTGTGATGAGGAGACACTGATAATTTTTAAAAATTTATCTCCCAAACTTCTATATTTTATTAAATTTTATAAAGATTTATTAATCTTCGATCAATAAGATTTTGTGAAAGATGTTATAGTCATCGGTGCAGGCCCATCTGGTTCTTACGCGGCTTATAGGCTTTCTAAAATGGGTTTAGACGTCCTTCTTTTAGAAGAACATAAGGAGGTAGGGAAGCCTGTTGAATGCACCGGACTTGTATCAAAGCGTGTACTTGACTTTGTTAAGACTAGAAGTATAGCAGGGAAAGTATATGGCGCAAATATATATTTTCCTAACGGAAAATCGATCCACGTGGAGAAGAATGACGAAACTATAGTACTCTACAGGGACTCCTTTGATAAGGACGTAGCCGCAATGGCGATAGGCGCAGGAGCCGACATCCGGATCAATGCAAGAGCTATATCGGTAAAGGAGAATAATGATAGCGTAACCGTTAAGTATAGAGATAGCGGACAGCTTAAAGAAGATAATGCAAAGGTTGTTATAGGTGCAGACGGGATCAATAGTGTTGTAAGAAGAGATTTGTATCGGATTAGGCAGGAGAAAGTCGTCTCCACCCTCCAATACGACATGGCTGGAAAAATAGAAGACGAAAGGAGCGTTAACGTTTACCTTGGATCTAAATACACACACGGATTCTTTGGGTGGGCTGTTCCAGGCGGTGAAATAATAAGAGTTGGAACTGGCAGCTACAGGGCTTCAGCATACCCATACATGAAGGCTTTGTCCAAAAGGTTTGGCACAAACAGAGTGTTGGGAATAACCGGTGCTGGCATACCAATAAAAATTGCTAAAAGCCTTTTCACAAAGCGATCTGTACTTATCGGTGATGCCGGAGGCATAGTTAAGCCACTTTCCGGTGGAGGGATTTACACTGGAATTTTTTCAGCAAACCTAGCATCGGAAAGAGTAGCAAATGCCATAGAAAATGAAGATTATTCCCAGCTCAGGCATTACGATAAGGATATAAGGGGATCCATAGGAGTTGAGCTGAAGAAGGACGGATTTATACAATCAATATACTCCAAGATAGGGGATAGATCATTCGATAGGATATATGGCCTTATTTCCAGCGAGAAGATAATAGATACGATAAACAGATCTGGAGACATAGACTATCCGTCGAAGGTAATATTTAAAGTACTTATCCGCAATCCTGCCTTGCTGTACAGCATGTGGAAGTAAAGCAAAAACGCAAAGGCGGGTGCGTCATTGGGTAGATACAGATCGTTCTTCCCTCAAACATGCTGCGTGCTATGCGTTAATATAACGGTCAATGAACGGGATATTGCCGGAGATGTATACATATGAATTCCAGGGAAGTGTTATCAATAAGTACCCTCGTCTTTGTTACCTTTATCTGGGGCGTGACCTTTCCTATTATAAAAGACGTGTTCCTTTACTTATCTCCAGTAAACTTTCTTGCTTTGAGGTTCGCAGTGTCCACCCTTTTGTTTTTGCCGGTAGTGATTAAGAAGATAAAACACGTAAAATCTGAAGAATGGAAGGCGGGTTTAATAGCCGGAACACTGCTTTTTATAGCTTATTATCTGCAGACTATAGGTCTTCTTTACACGCAGCCTGCACTTTCAGGGACAATAACTGGGATATACGTTGTCTTTGTGCCTATAATATCCTATCTATATCTGCGCCGTCGCATTGCTCATGTGGAAGTCTACTCTTCAGCATTCGCTTTCATAGGCCTCGTTCTAATGTCCTACAGTGGGCTATCAAATGTTTCCATTGAACTTGGTGACTTCATGACGCTTGCTGCAGCTGTTTTCTATGCTATGCAACTAGTTTACGTTTCAAAGCATGCTTCACACATCGATACCTTCGTATTTTCATTCATCCAGATAGCTGTAGCGGCATTTTTCTCCGCTGTATTCATACCTACCTTCCCAGAGCCATTCAAAATAACAATTTATTCGGCGTTTGTAGTGCTATTTACGGCAGTATTTGCTACGTTCCTAGCCACTTATGTATATGTTTCAGCACTATCAAAGATGAACGTAACAAAGGTCGGTGTTATTCTTATAGGCGAGCCGATATTCGCTGATCTGACCTCTGTTATCCTTTATGGTGAAAAAATCGGGCCCATTGCACTAATTGGAATAATCATAATGATAGCGTCAATCGGCACCATATCCTATTTCGCCGATTGATCTCTCCCTTCGTGTATCTTTACGGCTATCCCGTCTGAATACTCTCTCAACTCCTTTCCAGAGACGGTGGCCTTTCCAACCGCCACAAGTTCTCCATTTTCATTTACTACAAGGGTTTCATTCTTTGCTATTATGTCTGGATCTGCATCCAATATAAATTTAAAGAATACGCTATATCCCTTTGCATTGTATTCGGCGCTCTCATTCTTCACAAAAACACGGAGATTTGGGCTTTTCGAGACATTGTAAAGCAGTGTCGCGCCATGAAAAGTAAGGGTAAAGAAGCCATCGTTCCTCAAGGTTGCTATAAGTTTATTGCCTTTGTCAAATACACCTCTTATCCTGCCAGTTTTTGATTTAAATATTCTCACATCATCCTTAAAGAAGTCCTTTCCAATACCATATCCGAACTGATAGTCGGCTATCGTTCTTATTTTTTCAAGGTCGAATGATCTTATTTTATCAGAATCCACACTTTCTCCCTTGTAAACCCGTATATCAAAAGGGGATATCGATTCGGATATGGCAGATACATCTGGATCAGGCTCCAGGCCTGAAGAAACCGTCTGCTCTATAGGATAAGTATTTTCTAGTTCAGCAGGTACCATTATGCCAGACCAAGGTATTAGGGCATTGCATTCAGTTCTTTCGTACACATCTCTCACAAAATTTAAGTTTGTATAGCCTGGCAGCCAATCTTTCCTTGAAAATACGTATGTCTCCTTCTTTTTTGATGTTAGATATTTGGATGTAAATTTCTCAAGTCTGGCTACATACGTATTTTTGGTTGAAAAAGAATCATAGAAAAAGTATGCTGCCTTCTTAAAGAGATCCTGGTACTTCTCAAGCATTTTCGAATACTGCATTACCTTAAC
This genomic stretch from Thermoplasma volcanium GSS1 harbors:
- a CDS encoding DMT family transporter, which translates into the protein MNSREVLSISTLVFVTFIWGVTFPIIKDVFLYLSPVNFLALRFAVSTLLFLPVVIKKIKHVKSEEWKAGLIAGTLLFIAYYLQTIGLLYTQPALSGTITGIYVVFVPIISYLYLRRRIAHVEVYSSAFAFIGLVLMSYSGLSNVSIELGDFMTLAAAVFYAMQLVYVSKHASHIDTFVFSFIQIAVAAFFSAVFIPTFPEPFKITIYSAFVVLFTAVFATFLATYVYVSALSKMNVTKVGVILIGEPIFADLTSVILYGEKIGPIALIGIIIMIASIGTISYFAD
- a CDS encoding geranylgeranyl reductase family protein, coding for MKDVIVIGAGPSGSYAAYRLSKMGLDVLLLEEHKEVGKPVECTGLVSKRVLDFVKTRSIAGKVYGANIYFPNGKSIHVEKNDETIVLYRDSFDKDVAAMAIGAGADIRINARAISVKENNDSVTVKYRDSGQLKEDNAKVVIGADGINSVVRRDLYRIRQEKVVSTLQYDMAGKIEDERSVNVYLGSKYTHGFFGWAVPGGEIIRVGTGSYRASAYPYMKALSKRFGTNRVLGITGAGIPIKIAKSLFTKRSVLIGDAGGIVKPLSGGGIYTGIFSANLASERVANAIENEDYSQLRHYDKDIRGSIGVELKKDGFIQSIYSKIGDRSFDRIYGLISSEKIIDTINRSGDIDYPSKVIFKVLIRNPALLYSMWK